One region of Asterias rubens chromosome 5, eAstRub1.3, whole genome shotgun sequence genomic DNA includes:
- the LOC117290712 gene encoding neuronal acetylcholine receptor subunit alpha-3-like: protein MRTPVARGWVSGVVVLVVTWTGCGLLTGCEGSDTAQKLYETLMETYNPLIRPVENTSEVLDVRIGLTLSQLVDVDEQNQIMITSIWLKQKWNDYKLSWNPDDYDGQTRMYLPVDQIWKPDIALYNTAEGNYAVDVVNSATVKYDGTVLWNPPVIFRSSCSIDISFFPFDEQRCKMKFGTWTYDGSVVDLNPLSHRVERENYRPNGEWDIVESPIEKHAIKYPCCTEVYQDVTYTFVLHRNPLFYVITLVLPCILIALLTVLVFYLPSAAQEKITLCISVLLALIVFLLLIPSIIPPTSTTVPLITRYMLFTMSIVSISIVATVWTINVHFRNTNTHTMGRFTRLVFMNYLPRLLLMDRPGAAEERKAKEKQKQMERALIRSNASSSFVYTPADEAGQRGKGPRGYGKMTGSSSTMSPSLREEIEYRERGHDMQRYDEYKPIRKEWGDLLEGLQYIQHNLEEVDKVDDSEEEWKFIGLVIDKLLLWIFLITATFGTVGFFIQAPIFWESPDLHKSEVYEDPIVLLSAGYYDLFPTVPTSEVIPTVST, encoded by the exons GTTGTGAAGGTTCCGACACGGCGCAGAAATTGTATGAGACTTTGATGGAGACCTACAACCCGCTCATCAGACCCGTTGAGAACACGTCGGAGGTACTGGATGTACGGATCGGACTGACTCTTTCCCAACTCGTAGACGTG GATGAGCAGAACCAAATCATGATTACCAGTATCTGGCTGAAACAA AAGTGGAATGATTACAAACTATCGTGGAATCCAGACGATTACGATGGACAGACACGTATGTACCTTCCAGTTGACCAAATATGGAAACCAGATATCGCTCTGTATAACAC TGCAGAGGGAAACTACGCAGTTGACGTCGTGAACAGCGCCACCGTGAAATATGACGGTACAGTCCTATGGAATCCACCTGTTATCTTCAGAAGTTCCTGCAGCATTGATATCTCCTTCTTTCCATTCGACGAGCAGCGCTGCAAGATGAAGTTTGGTACCTGGACGTACGACGGCAGCGTGGTGGACCTAAACCCATTGAGCCACCGTGTTGAGAGAGAGAACTACCGGCCGAACGGTGAGTGGGACATCGTGGAATCACCCATCGAGAAACACGCCATTAAGTACCCGTGCTGCACTGAAGTGTACCAAGACGTCACGTATACTTTCGTGCTGCATAGGAACCCGTTGTTCTACGTCATCACGCTGGTGCTACCGTGTATTCTTATCGCTCTATTGACTGTCTTAGTATTCTATCTTCCGTCAGCGGCTCAGGAGAAGATCACGCTCTGTATCTCAGTTCTCCTCGCCTTGATTGTGTTCTTGCTCCTTATCCCGTCCATCATCCCTCCGACCTCCACCACGGTGCCTCTCATTACGCGCTACATGCTCTTCACGATGTCCATTGTATCCATCTCTATCGTGGCCACGGTCTGGACAATCAATGTCCACTTCCGGAACACCAACACCCACACCATGGGGCGGTTTACCCGCTTGGTCTTCATGAACTACTTGCCCCGGCTGCTGCTGATGGATCGTCCGGGTGCCGCAGAGGAGCGTAAG GCGAAGGAGAAGCAGAAGCAGATGGAGAGGGCATTGATCCGTAGCAACGCATCTTCGTCCTTCGTGTACACACCAGCAGACGAGGCAGGGCAGCGCGGTAAGGGGCCCCGTGGCTACGGTAAGATGACCGGGTCCTCGTCCACGATGTCACCGTCCCTACGAGAGGAGATTGAGTACCGGGAGAGAGGCCACGACATGCAGAGATACGATGAATACAAACCCATCAGGAAGGAATGGGGAGATCTACTGGAGGGTCTTCAGTATATTCAGCACAACTTGGAGGAAGTTGACAAAGTGGATGAT TCAGAAGAAGAATGGAAGTTCATTGGTCTGGTGATAGACAAGCTTCTCCTATGGATCTTTCTCATCACAGCTACCTTCGGCACCGTTGGTTTCTTCATTCAAGCTCCCATCTTCTGGGAATCCCCAGATCTTCACAAGAGCGAAGTCTACGAAGACCCTATTGTTCTGCTAAGTGCCGGTTACTACGACTTGTTCCCCACTGTCCCTACCTCTGAGGTCATCCCTACAGTTTCAACATAG